From Candidatus Nanohalococcus occultus:
TAGCCACTGGACCAACACCGCGAAACTGCTGTCAGTTTCAGCAACAGAAGCCACAAAGAGTGGCTTTCTCAATATGCTGTATATGGAAAAATAGGCGCTAGGGTTAAAAAGGGATGGTATTCTAGTTTCCCGGAAGAAACTTGTTTCTAATAAGACTAGTCTGATATAGAGTTAACGTGACAGAAGACGTTGAAGATCTGGTTATTGTCGGTGGGTCGGCGGCAGCGCTGACAGCAGCAATCTATGCGAAAAGAAGCGGAGTGAGTGTAACGGTCGTTACCGATGGTTACGGTGGACAGATAAACAATACTGATGTAGTTGAAAACTACTTAGGGTTTAAATCGATCTCCGGTCCAGATCTAGCGGAAAAGTACGTCGAACACATGCGTGAATACGATATTAACGAAGAAGTCGGAGACAAGGTAACCGACATCAGAAAGAAAGACGGCATTTTCGAAGTTGAGACCGAGGGAGGGAAAGTGATTGAAGGAAACTCTGTTATTGTCTGTACAGGAGGCTCTCGCAGACACCTGAATGTGCCGGGCGAAGACGAGTTCAACAACCGCGGAGTTGCCTACTGTGCGGTATGTGACGGCCCTCTGTATGAAGGCGAGGAGGTCGCGGTTATCGGCGGCGGATACGCTGGCACGGAAGCAGCGGATTACCTATCCGATGTCGCATCGAAGGTTTATCTGCTTTCCAGAAGCGGTGAGCTGAAAGGAGAGGAAATCACAATCCAGAAAGTTTTGAACGATGAGAACGTTGAGATCATCCGCGGAGCCGACACCAAGGAATTTTACGGAGAGAACCTATTAGATGGCGTTCGTTACGAGCAGGACGGAGAACTCAAGGAACTGGAGGTTACCGGCGCCTTCATCGAGATCGGTACGGTGCCAAACAGTCAGATAACAGACCTAGTTGAGACCGACGATTCCGGGTACATCAAAGTCGATGAAGAGTTCGAGACCTCTACCGCCGGTCTTTTCGCCGCCGGGGACGTAACGGATAAAGGAATCCAGCAGCTCTCAGTTTCCTCCGGACAGGGATGTATGGCAGGTTTAAACGCAGCAGACTACATCAAACAACAGAGGCACTCGGAATGATAGAAGAACACAGCAACATGAAAAATTCCTGGACTTCTCCAACCAACCCGGAGATCGCGGACAAGGAATACAGCCCATGGGAAGACAGCCGCTACAGTCTAGAAGAGCTTGAAGAAGACGTATACAACGAGTTCAACAACCCGGCTGGAAGCCCGGAGCTAGCCGCAAACGTCTACCGGGAGATCACCGCCCGTCTAACCGAGGAAGAGTACGTTACCGGAGAAGACATCTTAGAGGAGAAAACACCGAGGCGGTTCGTCGAGGACTGGAGCTAATGGCACGGGAAACCAAGATGACTAAATGCGTTTTCTGCGGGGAAAACGCGACCAAGCAAAACAGCGCCGGCCAACCGGTATGTAAAGAATGTAGAGAAAAAGAACCGAGAGACGTTGCCTGCCCGGACTGTGGAATGCCGATGAAGATTAAAGAAGGACGGTACGGATACTTCTGGGGCTGTGAAGGCTACCCTCAATGTCAGAAAACCTACCAGATCGAAGCACTGGTAGAGGAAGAGGACTAGGAAGTAATGGCGATCTCAGAGAGTTTCTTCTAAATCTACAGCAACCTCGAGATCCGCTGTTAACCATGTTGTAGTGAGGTTATCAGCATCAGGATCATAAATAGTCACTTCGCTCGGATCGTCTGGATCATCAAGCCTGCGCTCTAATTCATAAGGTTCTGAAGGTTCTAGGTTATAATCTCCGTTATTGTTGTAGTCCATACACATCCAAGCACATCCAAGTTTTAATTACTTTTTGGTAACACTGTACATGCTTCGTTCTCGTGACCAGCGATGTTACAATAGCAGAACTTCCAAACCCTTATTTAAGACTCCTCACCGAGAATTGGTTTACAGGGCCCGTAGCTCAGCCCGGACAGAGCGAGCGGCTTCGGTTGGCTATTCGTTCAGGACTTTCAAGGACTCGAGCCGTTAGGCGAGAGTGGATCGCAGGTGACCTTGAGGTCGGAACGATCCGTCATAAGATACCGCTAGGTCCAGGGTTCAAATCCCTGCGGGCTCGTATTTTCTAAATTTTAATTTACGCAGAATTTGATTTGAGAACCAGTCTTTCTCTGAAAAGGGTTTTTAAGAAAAAACGATCTTTGATAGCTTATGGA
This genomic window contains:
- a CDS encoding NAD(P)/FAD-dependent oxidoreductase: MTEDVEDLVIVGGSAAALTAAIYAKRSGVSVTVVTDGYGGQINNTDVVENYLGFKSISGPDLAEKYVEHMREYDINEEVGDKVTDIRKKDGIFEVETEGGKVIEGNSVIVCTGGSRRHLNVPGEDEFNNRGVAYCAVCDGPLYEGEEVAVIGGGYAGTEAADYLSDVASKVYLLSRSGELKGEEITIQKVLNDENVEIIRGADTKEFYGENLLDGVRYEQDGELKELEVTGAFIEIGTVPNSQITDLVETDDSGYIKVDEEFETSTAGLFAAGDVTDKGIQQLSVSSGQGCMAGLNAADYIKQQRHSE
- a CDS encoding topoisomerase DNA-binding C4 zinc finger domain-containing protein; amino-acid sequence: MARETKMTKCVFCGENATKQNSAGQPVCKECREKEPRDVACPDCGMPMKIKEGRYGYFWGCEGYPQCQKTYQIEALVEEED
- a CDS encoding DUF7511 domain-containing protein, with the protein product MDYNNNGDYNLEPSEPYELERRLDDPDDPSEVTIYDPDADNLTTTWLTADLEVAVDLEETL